The following proteins are encoded in a genomic region of Candidatus Binataceae bacterium:
- a CDS encoding biotin/lipoyl-containing protein → MRYIATIEGAEHEVEVEELSAETYAISFGTHRFEADLRRVGPASVSIILNNRSFDFDLVREGEEIVVASRLGATRVTLIDAARHALRARKGPREVSGRAEIKAAMPGRVVNVLVAIGDEVTANQGVIIVEAMKMENELKSPKAGKVVEVKIAAGQTVEKGELLLVIE, encoded by the coding sequence GTGCGTTACATCGCGACCATCGAGGGCGCGGAGCACGAGGTTGAGGTCGAGGAGCTCTCGGCGGAAACCTACGCTATCAGCTTCGGGACCCATCGCTTCGAAGCCGACCTGCGTCGCGTCGGACCGGCCTCGGTGTCAATCATCCTGAACAACCGCTCGTTCGATTTCGACCTGGTGCGCGAAGGGGAAGAGATCGTTGTCGCATCCCGCTTAGGTGCGACACGAGTGACCTTGATCGATGCCGCCCGTCATGCCCTGCGGGCGCGCAAAGGACCACGAGAGGTCAGCGGACGCGCCGAGATCAAGGCCGCCATGCCGGGTCGGGTGGTCAACGTGTTGGTCGCGATCGGGGATGAGGTGACTGCCAATCAGGGCGTGATCATCGTCGAAGCGATGAAGATGGAGAATGAGCTTAAGAGCCCCAAGGCTGGTAAGGTTGTTGAGGTGAAGATAGCGGCGGGCCAGACGGTGGAGAAGGGAGAACTGCTGCTGGTAATCGAGTAA
- a CDS encoding MFS transporter: MSDAQTAIALEPSRDEERWSIHFGLFGRTPDFTRRQWRVFAIAITAGFFDQYDRALLSLALKQIQKGLKIAEGRLSLMASFIRLGYLLSLLITPLADVFGRRQLLLYTIFGYTVFTGLSALAPDERTFVIFQVLSRAFAGAEATVALVILVEEVDAGVRGWTVGLLGALASVGYGIAALVFGFVNVIPYGWRGLYALALIPLVLIIPLRRALPESHRFEEATHSAQRLSSLTRPFVALLRTYPRRLLMLLSVTFLGNMGGNASGFFFPLYLQNVHGYSPGDVTKLFFIGGAVGIMGNIIVGRLSDRFGRRHMGSLCYLLAPLMTIWVYNAAGRSVIPAWILGLFFDTAASTIFSAYAAELFPTSHRSTAGSALAVAGTTGGAIGFLLEGLLYRYTHSHWTAVTYLTAIWMIAPLIMYLGFPETAGKELEAISPEYQETGATV; the protein is encoded by the coding sequence ATGAGTGATGCTCAGACCGCGATTGCGCTGGAGCCGTCCCGCGACGAGGAGCGCTGGAGTATTCACTTTGGCCTGTTCGGACGGACCCCGGATTTCACGCGCCGCCAATGGCGGGTATTTGCGATCGCCATTACCGCGGGATTCTTCGATCAGTACGATCGCGCACTGCTGAGCCTGGCGCTCAAGCAGATTCAGAAAGGACTCAAGATCGCGGAAGGGCGGCTTAGCTTGATGGCTTCTTTCATCAGGCTCGGCTACCTGCTTTCCTTGCTGATAACCCCGCTCGCGGACGTCTTCGGGCGCCGCCAGCTCCTGCTCTACACGATCTTTGGCTACACCGTGTTCACCGGGCTGAGCGCTCTCGCGCCCGACGAGCGTACCTTCGTCATTTTCCAGGTCCTCTCGCGCGCATTCGCGGGCGCGGAAGCAACCGTGGCGCTGGTAATTCTGGTCGAGGAGGTCGACGCGGGGGTGCGAGGATGGACTGTCGGCCTGCTCGGCGCGCTGGCCTCGGTCGGCTACGGAATCGCGGCGCTGGTGTTTGGATTCGTCAACGTGATCCCGTACGGGTGGCGTGGTTTGTACGCGCTCGCGCTGATTCCGCTGGTCCTGATCATCCCGCTGCGCCGAGCTTTGCCGGAGAGCCACCGCTTCGAGGAAGCCACTCACAGCGCGCAGCGCCTATCGAGTCTCACACGACCGTTCGTTGCACTGTTGCGCACCTACCCCAGGCGATTGCTGATGCTGCTGAGCGTGACCTTTCTCGGCAATATGGGCGGCAACGCTTCAGGGTTCTTTTTCCCCTTGTACTTGCAAAACGTGCATGGTTATTCCCCCGGGGACGTGACCAAGCTCTTCTTTATCGGTGGCGCTGTCGGAATCATGGGCAACATCATCGTGGGGCGGCTCAGCGATCGCTTCGGGCGCCGGCACATGGGCTCGCTGTGCTATTTGCTCGCGCCGTTGATGACCATCTGGGTTTACAACGCGGCGGGGCGCAGCGTAATTCCCGCATGGATCCTGGGGTTGTTTTTTGACACCGCGGCGAGCACGATTTTCTCAGCCTATGCCGCCGAGTTGTTCCCGACCTCGCATCGATCGACCGCCGGCAGCGCGCTTGCGGTTGCGGGAACCACCGGCGGTGCGATCGGATTTCTGCTCGAAGGGTTGCTCTACCGTTACACTCACTCCCATTGGACCGCCGTCACCTACCTGACCGCGATCTGGATGATCGCTCCGCTAATCATGTACCTTGGCTTTCCGGAGACGGCGGGTAAGGAACTCGAGGCGATTTCGCCGGAATATCAGGAAACCGGCGCGACGGTCTGA
- a CDS encoding enoyl-CoA hydratase: MSEQNSTDPVLVRREPPIGWVVLNRPEVRNALNLRTWQRIPEAITQLDRDEEIRAIVMTGSTPEAFIAGADISEFPALRSDASQARTYREAPNRAINSMLESATPIVAMISGVCIGGGVQVALACDIRIAARGTRMGIPAARLGLAYPLEGVIALTQTVGHANARDILFSARLFDADEAFAMGLVNRVVEPRELESCVRDYVTRMASNAPLTIEAAKATIRECIKDSGKRDIEGVAELVATCFNSEDYREGVRAFLEKRRPNFRGR; this comes from the coding sequence ATGAGCGAGCAAAATTCAACCGACCCGGTTCTCGTCAGGCGCGAACCACCAATCGGATGGGTCGTGCTCAATCGTCCTGAGGTGCGCAACGCGCTTAATCTCCGGACCTGGCAACGAATCCCCGAGGCAATCACCCAGCTCGACCGCGACGAAGAGATCCGCGCGATCGTCATGACCGGCTCGACGCCCGAAGCTTTCATCGCCGGGGCTGATATTTCCGAATTTCCAGCGCTACGCTCCGATGCGTCACAGGCGCGCACCTACCGCGAAGCACCCAATCGCGCGATCAACTCGATGCTGGAAAGTGCCACCCCGATCGTCGCGATGATCTCGGGCGTGTGCATCGGAGGCGGGGTCCAGGTCGCGCTCGCCTGCGATATTCGCATCGCCGCGCGCGGAACCAGGATGGGAATTCCGGCGGCACGGTTGGGATTGGCCTACCCCCTCGAAGGCGTCATTGCACTCACCCAAACCGTGGGTCATGCCAACGCGCGCGATATTCTTTTCTCTGCGCGGCTGTTCGATGCCGATGAAGCGTTCGCCATGGGGCTCGTCAATCGGGTGGTGGAACCGCGGGAGCTCGAGTCGTGTGTGCGCGACTACGTGACCCGGATGGCGTCCAACGCGCCGCTCACCATCGAGGCTGCGAAAGCCACGATTCGTGAATGCATCAAGGATTCCGGCAAGCGCGATATCGAGGGCGTCGCCGAGCTGGTGGCGACGTGCTTCAACAGCGAAGATTACCGGGAAGGCGTGCGTGCGTTCCTCGAAAAGCGTCGTCCCAATTTCCGCGGCCGGTAG
- the accC gene encoding acetyl-CoA carboxylase biotin carboxylase subunit, giving the protein MFKRVLIANRGEIAVRIIRACRDLGLESVAVYSEADRAALHVREADQAVLVGPAPAAESYLKIDRILDAAQRTGADAIHPGYGFFSENARFARAVEKAGIVWIGPPPEAIEKMGDKVEARKLMAAAGVPVVPGSPETLETEAEVRAIAKKIGFPIMIKAAAGGGGKGMRLVEGDRDLASVVRTVSSEAKSSFGDGRFYVEKFVGNPRHIEMQVLADQKGNTVHVFERECSIQRRNQKVVEESPSPFVTPAMRTRMGEVAVQAAKAVNYRSAGTIEFLADADRNFYFLEMNTRIQVEHPVTEMVTGIDLVRTQMEIAAGKPLPFKQSEITQRGWAIECRIYAEDPAAGFVPAPGKIETLRFPDGPGIRNDAGVYAGAEVPIFYDPMISKLAAWGADRAQAIDRMRRALGEFVITGELTTNLAFHRWIVNHPQFLAGNFDTSFISREYHPDADAVPDADSARTAAMLLAAVALQRNTNHAQGPAAAGHGRDRGSAWRTFGRLEMLRR; this is encoded by the coding sequence ATGTTTAAACGAGTGCTGATTGCCAACCGCGGTGAAATCGCGGTCCGCATAATCCGGGCGTGCCGCGATCTCGGCCTGGAATCGGTCGCAGTTTACTCGGAAGCGGACCGCGCGGCATTGCACGTGCGCGAAGCTGATCAGGCGGTGCTGGTGGGCCCTGCGCCAGCGGCCGAGAGCTACCTGAAAATCGATCGCATTCTAGATGCCGCCCAGCGCACCGGTGCCGACGCGATTCATCCCGGCTACGGGTTCTTTTCCGAGAACGCACGCTTTGCGCGCGCGGTCGAGAAAGCCGGAATCGTCTGGATCGGCCCGCCCCCGGAAGCGATCGAAAAAATGGGGGACAAAGTTGAGGCGCGCAAGCTGATGGCGGCGGCGGGCGTCCCGGTGGTGCCGGGTTCTCCAGAGACGCTGGAGACGGAGGCGGAAGTCCGCGCGATCGCCAAGAAGATCGGCTTCCCGATCATGATCAAGGCTGCGGCCGGTGGCGGGGGCAAAGGGATGCGGCTGGTGGAAGGCGACCGCGACCTGGCCTCGGTGGTACGCACCGTCTCGAGTGAGGCAAAGTCCTCGTTCGGTGACGGGCGATTTTACGTGGAGAAATTTGTCGGCAATCCGCGGCACATCGAGATGCAGGTGCTCGCGGATCAGAAGGGCAACACAGTTCACGTCTTCGAGCGTGAGTGTTCCATACAGCGCCGTAATCAGAAGGTGGTTGAGGAGTCTCCCTCGCCATTCGTCACGCCGGCGATGCGCACGCGGATGGGTGAGGTCGCGGTGCAGGCGGCCAAAGCCGTTAACTATCGCAGTGCGGGGACCATCGAATTTCTTGCCGACGCGGACCGCAACTTCTACTTCCTGGAAATGAATACCCGCATCCAGGTTGAACATCCGGTCACCGAGATGGTCACCGGCATCGACCTGGTGCGAACGCAAATGGAAATCGCGGCGGGCAAACCGCTGCCCTTTAAACAAAGCGAGATTACCCAGCGTGGATGGGCGATTGAGTGCCGGATCTATGCGGAAGACCCGGCGGCCGGATTCGTGCCCGCACCCGGAAAGATCGAGACGCTGCGGTTCCCCGACGGCCCCGGCATCCGCAATGACGCGGGCGTCTATGCGGGTGCCGAGGTTCCGATTTTCTACGATCCGATGATTTCCAAGCTCGCGGCATGGGGTGCCGATCGCGCGCAGGCCATCGACCGCATGCGCCGGGCCCTCGGCGAATTCGTGATCACGGGCGAATTGACGACCAATCTCGCTTTCCATCGCTGGATCGTGAACCATCCGCAATTCCTGGCTGGCAATTTCGACACGAGTTTCATCAGCCGCGAGTATCATCCGGACGCGGATGCCGTCCCGGACGCCGATTCTGCACGTACCGCGGCGATGCTGCTGGCAGCGGTCGCGCTGCAGCGCAACACCAATCACGCGCAAGGACCGGCCGCTGCCGGCCACGGGCGCGATCGCGGTTCGGCGTGGCGTACCTTCGGACGGCTTGAAATGTTGAGGAGATAA
- a CDS encoding cytochrome P450: protein MEAQSTGIYFNPWDKSFRDNPYPYYQALLDGSPRTIDLFGQPAVIVTRYADVTTILRDHARFSSVQQLSPEVRQRGLFRGAATMLFSDPPVQTRLRRLVSRDFTPRRIREMEPRIREIATRLLNEVEGRGSFEIMADLANALPVMVIAEMLGVPPEQYQTFKEWSDIIIAGGNTLPGQPIPDDVVEITNQLRSYFAREIDKRRTQPGPDLISALVAAHVDNEAMSAEELIAFVMLLLLAGNETTTNLIGNGMLALGRHPDQMELLRRSPELGPRAIEEMLRYDGPVQATSRRATADVEIGGTAIPAGAECFVLVAAANHDPAQFPDPDSFNITREVHDHVAFGQGVHFCIGAPLARLEGAIAIGETLRRFPKLHLADPTAPLTYKGSYFLRGLDSLRMEIR from the coding sequence ATGGAAGCTCAATCGACTGGAATCTACTTCAATCCGTGGGACAAGTCGTTCCGCGACAATCCTTACCCCTATTACCAGGCGCTGCTCGACGGCTCTCCGCGCACCATCGACCTGTTCGGCCAACCCGCCGTGATTGTCACGCGCTACGCGGATGTCACCACTATCTTGCGCGACCACGCGCGGTTTTCGAGCGTGCAGCAGCTCAGCCCTGAAGTCCGGCAACGTGGACTGTTCCGCGGTGCCGCGACCATGCTCTTTTCCGACCCGCCGGTGCAGACTCGGCTCCGCCGCCTCGTCTCCCGCGACTTCACTCCCCGGCGAATTCGTGAGATGGAGCCCCGGATTCGCGAAATCGCCACCCGCCTGCTCAATGAAGTCGAGGGCCGGGGAAGCTTCGAGATAATGGCCGATCTGGCCAACGCACTCCCGGTAATGGTGATTGCGGAGATGCTGGGCGTTCCACCTGAGCAATATCAGACCTTCAAAGAATGGTCTGACATCATCATCGCCGGCGGAAACACGCTTCCCGGTCAGCCGATTCCGGACGACGTGGTTGAGATCACCAACCAGCTACGCTCGTACTTCGCCCGCGAAATCGATAAGCGCCGCACCCAGCCCGGTCCGGACCTGATCAGCGCGCTGGTTGCCGCTCACGTCGATAACGAGGCGATGAGCGCCGAAGAGCTTATTGCCTTCGTCATGCTGCTTCTGCTGGCCGGCAACGAAACCACTACCAACCTGATCGGCAACGGGATGCTCGCGCTCGGGCGGCATCCGGACCAGATGGAGTTGCTGCGGCGCAGTCCGGAACTCGGTCCCCGCGCGATCGAAGAGATGCTGCGTTATGACGGACCGGTACAGGCGACCTCACGCCGCGCCACCGCCGACGTAGAAATCGGGGGCACCGCGATACCGGCGGGCGCCGAATGCTTCGTCCTGGTGGCGGCGGCGAATCACGACCCGGCACAGTTTCCCGACCCGGATAGCTTCAACATAACCCGCGAAGTGCATGACCACGTGGCGTTCGGGCAAGGCGTGCACTTTTGCATCGGCGCACCACTGGCGCGGCTGGAGGGAGCGATCGCTATCGGTGAAACCCTGCGGCGCTTTCCCAAGCTCCATCTCGCCGATCCCACGGCACCCCTGACCTACAAGGGTTCGTATTTCCTGCGCGGGTTGGATTCCCTCAGGATGGAAATTCGCTGA
- a CDS encoding TetR/AcrR family transcriptional regulator — protein sequence MSNLQEERSAETRRRLMDATVACLHERGYAGTTTVEIAARAGVSRGAQLHHFPTKNELVVKALEYVFDLRAEEVRILSSELPAGNPVNRLEGLIDLLWPVFKGPTFYAWLELVVASRTDPTLRELVLTAGQRLTEKICLGFGQILDWPAGHEEELDALIDLVFGQLEALGLERELYSAAGDDPPASVRAISWLKKLATSILVSVRSSDDPN from the coding sequence ATGTCTAACCTTCAAGAAGAACGGAGCGCCGAGACGCGCCGACGATTGATGGATGCGACCGTCGCATGTCTCCATGAGCGAGGCTACGCGGGAACCACTACCGTCGAGATAGCGGCGCGGGCGGGGGTTTCGCGCGGCGCCCAGCTCCATCACTTTCCGACCAAGAATGAGTTGGTCGTAAAAGCTCTTGAGTACGTTTTCGATCTGCGCGCCGAAGAGGTGCGCATCTTATCGAGCGAGCTACCCGCCGGTAATCCGGTCAATCGGCTAGAGGGCCTGATCGATCTTTTATGGCCGGTGTTCAAAGGGCCGACCTTCTACGCCTGGCTGGAGCTGGTGGTTGCCAGTCGCACCGATCCGACGCTGCGAGAACTCGTGCTCACTGCCGGCCAGCGACTCACCGAGAAAATATGCCTTGGTTTCGGGCAGATCCTCGATTGGCCGGCGGGGCACGAGGAGGAATTGGACGCGCTTATCGATCTGGTGTTCGGCCAGCTTGAAGCGCTAGGGCTCGAGCGCGAACTGTACTCTGCCGCTGGCGACGATCCGCCGGCGTCTGTGAGGGCGATCTCGTGGCTTAAGAAATTGGCCACCTCGATTCTAGTTTCCGTCCGCTCATCGGATGATCCTAACTAA
- a CDS encoding acyl-CoA carboxylase subunit beta, protein MGLKENLDRIQELSRQAELGGGEERLKRQRSNGRMTARERIEFLLDRASFVELDKFKTHRIADFDVQKIPGDGVVTGYGTIDGRRVCIFSQDFTVFGGSLSGAFAEKICKVMDLATKTGCPVIGLNDGAGARIQEGVVSLAGYADIFLRNVLASGVVPQISVIMGPAAGGAVYSPAMTDFILMVRDTSYMFITGPEVIKAATHEDVTMQELGGADTHAQKSGVCHLEADDDQGALLLVREMLSYMPSNNVEDPPFVATTDDPERRDAELDSVVPENPNKPYDMSEIIRRVVDEGHFLEIQKDFARNVLVGFARLGGYSIGLVANQPAFLAGCLDIDASVKAARFVRFCDAFNIPLVTFVDVPGFLPGTAQEFSGIIRHGAKLLYAFCEATVPKVTVITRKAYGGAYDVMSSKHIRGDLNFAYPTAEIAVMGPDQAINILNRNEIKAAERTRLIEDYRQKFANPFKAAELGYVDEVLMPRDTRARVISALKALENKRDKNPPRKHGNIPL, encoded by the coding sequence ATGGGACTTAAGGAAAACCTCGATCGCATCCAGGAATTGTCGCGCCAGGCCGAGCTCGGGGGCGGTGAGGAGCGCCTCAAGCGCCAACGCTCCAATGGTCGGATGACGGCCCGTGAGCGTATCGAATTTCTTCTCGATCGTGCCTCGTTCGTCGAGCTCGACAAGTTCAAGACCCATCGGATCGCCGATTTTGACGTCCAGAAGATCCCGGGCGATGGCGTGGTGACCGGGTATGGCACTATCGACGGCCGCCGCGTGTGTATCTTCTCCCAGGACTTCACGGTCTTTGGCGGGAGTCTGTCGGGAGCTTTCGCGGAAAAAATCTGCAAGGTGATGGACCTTGCTACCAAGACCGGATGTCCGGTTATCGGACTCAACGATGGCGCCGGCGCGCGTATCCAGGAAGGAGTCGTCTCCCTAGCCGGCTACGCCGACATCTTCCTGCGTAACGTACTGGCGTCGGGAGTGGTTCCGCAAATCTCGGTCATCATGGGACCGGCAGCCGGCGGCGCCGTCTATTCCCCCGCGATGACGGATTTCATACTCATGGTCCGCGATACCTCGTACATGTTCATCACGGGTCCCGAGGTAATTAAGGCGGCGACCCACGAAGACGTCACGATGCAGGAGCTGGGTGGGGCGGACACCCACGCGCAGAAGTCCGGTGTTTGCCACCTGGAAGCGGATGACGACCAGGGTGCGCTGCTGCTGGTGCGCGAGATGTTGTCTTATATGCCGTCTAACAACGTCGAAGATCCGCCCTTCGTTGCCACAACCGACGATCCGGAGCGGCGCGATGCCGAGCTCGATTCGGTCGTGCCCGAGAACCCGAACAAGCCCTACGACATGAGCGAAATCATCCGCCGGGTCGTGGACGAGGGGCATTTTCTCGAGATTCAAAAAGATTTCGCGCGCAACGTCTTGGTCGGTTTCGCGCGGCTGGGAGGCTACTCGATCGGCCTCGTCGCCAACCAGCCGGCGTTTCTGGCGGGCTGTCTGGATATCGACGCATCGGTGAAGGCCGCGCGCTTTGTCCGCTTCTGCGATGCATTCAACATTCCGCTGGTAACCTTCGTCGACGTTCCCGGCTTCCTGCCCGGCACCGCGCAGGAGTTCAGCGGCATCATCCGGCACGGCGCCAAGCTGCTCTACGCGTTCTGTGAAGCGACGGTTCCCAAAGTCACGGTGATCACGCGCAAAGCGTACGGTGGTGCTTACGACGTGATGTCATCGAAGCACATCCGAGGAGACCTTAACTTTGCATATCCGACCGCCGAAATCGCGGTCATGGGGCCTGATCAGGCGATCAACATCCTCAATCGAAATGAAATTAAGGCGGCGGAACGTACCCGCCTGATTGAAGACTACCGTCAGAAGTTTGCCAACCCCTTCAAGGCGGCCGAACTGGGCTACGTCGATGAAGTACTGATGCCGCGTGACACGCGTGCGCGGGTTATCTCGGCGCTCAAAGCGCTGGAAAACAAGCGCGACAAGAATCCACCGCGTAAACACGGCAATATTCCGCTGTAA
- a CDS encoding amidohydrolase family protein yields the protein MYDLIIRNGTIVDGSGMPRFRGDVGIAEGKIAAIGKVRESARETIDADGHIVAPGLIDAHTHMDAQVFWDALGTCSCWHGVTSVVMGNCGFSLAPCGEKDKLLVMRNLERAEDISPEAMEAGIKWSWTTFAEYLDAVERQPKGINYAAYMGHSALRTYVMGQRAFDEPATTEDLQMMREELGNAIRAGAIGFTTSRTTNHQTPDGRPVASRIANWDEVRSLVGVMGDLGAGIFEIAGEDTGAQGARLDDYLARLKALAIDTSVPVTYGMFSSRRAPDYWRHYFKLADETAAAGGRMFIQVHSRSLNILLSFETMMPFDRIPAWKEIRKLPLGEQEAALRNPETRRKLVEAARERGEADRRVGAEARSANFKWIFPLLRPTPPHRSVAEIADAEHKDPVDVIIDLALAKNLKQFFMQTLVNEDQDRVLEMMKNPRSVVTFSDSGAHVSQIMDSSLQTHVLSHWVREKQALTLEQAIRMMSFVPAYHWGLNGRGLLREGNFADVMVFDPDKITPKLPELAHDLPAGAKRLKQKSEGLLATVVNGQVLLRNNEHTGALPGKLLRGPLAAD from the coding sequence ATGTACGATCTAATCATTCGCAATGGCACGATCGTTGATGGCAGCGGCATGCCGCGGTTTCGCGGCGACGTGGGAATCGCCGAGGGCAAGATAGCGGCGATCGGAAAAGTTCGCGAAAGCGCGCGTGAGACTATCGACGCTGATGGGCACATTGTCGCGCCCGGACTTATCGACGCTCATACGCACATGGATGCCCAAGTCTTCTGGGATGCGCTCGGCACCTGCTCGTGCTGGCACGGCGTTACCAGCGTGGTGATGGGCAACTGCGGCTTCTCGCTCGCGCCTTGCGGCGAAAAAGATAAGCTGTTGGTGATGCGCAATCTGGAGCGCGCCGAAGATATCTCGCCCGAAGCGATGGAGGCGGGAATCAAATGGTCGTGGACCACGTTTGCGGAATATCTCGATGCCGTCGAACGGCAGCCCAAAGGGATTAACTACGCCGCATACATGGGTCATTCGGCTCTCCGCACCTACGTGATGGGACAGCGCGCGTTCGATGAGCCGGCAACCACCGAAGATTTGCAGATGATGCGCGAGGAGCTGGGCAATGCGATCCGCGCGGGCGCGATCGGATTCACCACGTCGCGCACCACCAATCATCAGACCCCCGACGGTCGCCCGGTCGCCAGCCGAATCGCAAACTGGGACGAAGTTCGCAGCCTGGTCGGAGTGATGGGTGACCTGGGTGCGGGCATTTTCGAAATTGCCGGTGAGGATACCGGCGCCCAGGGCGCGCGGCTCGACGACTATCTGGCTCGGCTCAAAGCGCTCGCGATCGATACCTCCGTGCCGGTTACCTACGGCATGTTCAGTTCGCGCCGGGCTCCCGACTACTGGCGCCATTACTTCAAGCTCGCCGATGAGACCGCAGCCGCGGGCGGCAGAATGTTTATTCAGGTTCATAGCCGGTCGCTGAATATACTGCTGTCGTTCGAAACCATGATGCCGTTCGACCGGATTCCCGCATGGAAGGAGATTCGCAAGCTCCCGCTAGGCGAGCAGGAAGCTGCGCTGCGCAACCCCGAAACCAGACGCAAGCTAGTGGAGGCCGCACGCGAGCGCGGGGAGGCCGACCGGAGAGTCGGAGCGGAAGCCCGGTCCGCGAACTTCAAATGGATCTTTCCGCTGCTGCGCCCGACGCCGCCTCATCGATCGGTCGCGGAAATCGCGGATGCCGAGCACAAGGATCCAGTCGATGTAATCATCGATCTCGCGCTGGCGAAGAACCTCAAGCAGTTTTTCATGCAGACCCTGGTAAACGAGGATCAGGATCGCGTGCTGGAAATGATGAAGAATCCGCGCTCGGTGGTGACCTTCTCGGATTCGGGTGCACACGTGTCGCAGATCATGGATTCGTCTCTGCAGACACACGTGCTCAGCCACTGGGTGCGCGAAAAGCAGGCGCTCACCCTGGAGCAGGCCATCCGAATGATGAGCTTCGTTCCGGCCTATCACTGGGGCCTCAACGGTCGCGGTCTGCTCCGTGAGGGCAACTTCGCGGACGTGATGGTTTTCGATCCCGATAAGATCACGCCGAAGCTGCCGGAACTCGCCCACGACCTGCCTGCAGGTGCCAAGCGGCTCAAGCAAAAGTCCGAGGGACTGCTGGCCACGGTGGTGAATGGACAGGTGCTGCTACGCAACAACGAGCACACCGGCGCGCTGCCCGGCAAACTCCTGCGCGGCCCGCTGGCTGCCGACTGA
- a CDS encoding cytochrome P450, translating into MAAATPSTTDSAGIYFNPWDESFRANPYPHYQPLFAGPPRIINLVVDMALVARYADVRAVLLDHANFSSAQLATSGFEEQNNLFGHDPSMLVADPPVHTRLRRLVSRDFTPRRIRELEPRIREIAAQLVDTAQRKESLDVMADVANTLPVMVIAEMLGVPPEMYQTFKHWSDKIVEADNVLPGMPMPDDIKLAMSELRDFFSTQIEQRRGRPGPDLVSALFAAHEQSEALSAGELLAFVILLLLAGNETTTNLIGNGTLALGRHPAQMSLLRQKPELMPRAIDEMLRYDGPVQSTFRTAICDTNVGGTDIKAGTGVFVMVAAANRDPAHFPDPDKFDITRDPNDHLAFGEGIHFCLGSGLARVEGSIAIATMLERFPGLRLANPEAPLKYKGSYFLRGLAQLEMAID; encoded by the coding sequence ATGGCTGCTGCGACGCCATCGACTACCGACTCCGCCGGAATTTACTTCAACCCATGGGATGAGAGCTTCCGCGCAAACCCCTATCCGCACTATCAGCCGCTATTCGCCGGGCCTCCGCGGATCATCAACCTGGTAGTGGACATGGCGCTGGTCGCGCGCTACGCCGACGTCCGCGCGGTTCTGCTCGATCACGCAAATTTCTCCAGCGCGCAGCTCGCCACCAGCGGCTTCGAAGAGCAAAACAACCTCTTCGGCCATGACCCATCGATGCTCGTGGCGGATCCACCGGTGCACACTCGGCTGCGCAGGCTCGTGTCACGGGACTTCACGCCGCGGCGGATTCGTGAGCTGGAGCCCCGCATCCGCGAAATCGCCGCCCAACTCGTCGACACGGCCCAGCGCAAGGAAAGCCTCGATGTGATGGCCGACGTCGCGAACACACTGCCGGTGATGGTCATCGCCGAGATGCTCGGCGTACCCCCGGAGATGTACCAGACCTTCAAGCACTGGTCCGACAAGATCGTCGAGGCAGATAATGTGCTTCCCGGCATGCCCATGCCGGACGACATCAAGCTGGCGATGAGCGAGCTCAGGGACTTTTTCTCGACACAAATAGAGCAACGTCGCGGCAGGCCTGGACCGGACCTCGTGAGCGCGCTGTTCGCCGCTCATGAACAGAGCGAAGCCTTGAGCGCCGGGGAGCTACTGGCGTTCGTGATTCTGCTGCTCTTAGCCGGCAATGAGACCACCACCAACCTAATTGGCAACGGGACGCTAGCTTTGGGTCGTCATCCGGCTCAAATGTCACTGCTGCGTCAGAAACCTGAACTGATGCCGCGCGCGATCGACGAGATGCTCCGTTACGATGGTCCGGTGCAGTCCACGTTTCGGACCGCGATTTGCGACACCAACGTCGGCGGCACCGACATCAAGGCGGGCACCGGGGTCTTCGTGATGGTCGCGGCCGCCAACCGCGATCCCGCGCACTTCCCGGACCCCGACAAGTTCGACATCACCCGCGATCCGAATGACCACCTGGCGTTCGGCGAAGGCATACATTTCTGCCTGGGCTCGGGCTTGGCCAGGGTCGAGGGTTCGATCGCAATCGCAACCATGCTGGAACGTTTTCCCGGATTGCGTCTGGCGAATCCCGAGGCGCCGCTTAAGTACAAAGGCTCTTACTTCCTGCGGGGCCTGGCGCAGCTGGAAATGGCGATCGATTGA